Proteins encoded within one genomic window of Citrobacter amalonaticus Y19:
- a CDS encoding TcpQ domain-containing protein: MVKINLQTRYRLGAITLCLLAAGCTDFSSRSGPMSRLQGSPRVQDLYQNRSPEVVRYDRYTLASTLPVDAQRDPLNQIIDIRMPLQMVNTIGEGMRYVMLESGYSLCSGEPGVFSELFVKPLPAVQRSIGPVKLGDALQILAGPAWRMRVDDLNREICFVLRDEYRHLALSTTGPLQASVASQGTGKSASTGTLLNSSKGLSGTGNNSYPLPPARPESSILSPGTPKVTSQAVSPLSVATTAKTPRNPFSASEPGEKSKVPVQKTQASPAAKLTSGKVKPSTELAPAPAPAPSALSVASTPLNKAALGVPLTPSGAVKPGGTVQNSNPPSTVISPTAPVSGKTVFTPGALLSSLPDGQAWTAQAGTTLKETLIQWATSVRCESGSSPTWVVIWPTPVNYRIDVPFTLRGNFESVIVQLFRLYRPAEKPLYAAPNRLQCLVFVDDKPIQDGK, from the coding sequence ATGGTAAAAATAAACCTGCAGACACGTTATCGGCTTGGGGCCATCACGCTATGTCTGCTTGCCGCTGGCTGCACAGACTTTAGTTCTCGCTCTGGACCCATGAGCAGGCTTCAGGGCTCTCCCCGTGTTCAGGATCTTTATCAAAACCGTTCCCCTGAAGTTGTTCGTTACGATCGTTACACACTTGCCAGTACGCTACCTGTAGATGCTCAGCGTGACCCACTGAATCAGATTATCGATATCAGGATGCCTTTGCAGATGGTGAATACGATTGGGGAAGGTATGCGATACGTGATGCTTGAATCAGGTTATTCACTGTGTTCAGGCGAACCGGGTGTATTCTCTGAATTGTTCGTTAAACCATTACCGGCTGTGCAGCGTTCAATAGGACCTGTGAAGCTTGGAGATGCTTTACAAATCCTGGCCGGGCCTGCCTGGCGTATGCGCGTAGATGACCTGAATCGAGAAATTTGTTTCGTTCTGCGTGATGAATACCGACATCTTGCCCTCTCAACAACAGGTCCCTTGCAGGCGAGTGTAGCAAGTCAGGGAACAGGGAAATCGGCTTCTACAGGTACACTACTTAACAGTTCTAAGGGACTTTCTGGTACTGGAAATAACAGCTATCCGTTGCCCCCGGCTCGGCCGGAAAGTTCCATTTTGTCACCAGGGACACCAAAAGTTACCTCTCAAGCTGTTTCTCCTTTATCTGTTGCAACGACAGCAAAAACACCTCGTAACCCGTTCTCTGCCAGCGAGCCTGGGGAAAAATCTAAGGTTCCGGTGCAGAAAACACAGGCAAGTCCCGCAGCTAAGTTAACATCTGGCAAGGTAAAACCATCAACAGAGTTGGCTCCTGCGCCTGCGCCTGCGCCGTCAGCATTGTCAGTTGCGTCAACACCTCTGAATAAAGCTGCTCTTGGTGTGCCTTTAACTCCATCTGGTGCAGTGAAACCAGGTGGAACAGTTCAGAACAGTAATCCACCTTCCACTGTTATCTCTCCTACTGCTCCGGTCAGCGGAAAAACTGTTTTCACTCCGGGAGCATTGCTTTCCTCGTTACCAGACGGACAGGCCTGGACCGCGCAGGCAGGCACTACGTTAAAAGAGACTCTGATCCAATGGGCTACATCGGTTCGCTGTGAGAGTGGCAGTAGTCCTACCTGGGTAGTTATCTGGCCAACGCCTGTGAACTACCGCATCGATGTACCATTTACGCTGCGCGGTAATTTCGAGTCGGTTATCGTGCAGCTGTTTAGGTTATATCGCCCTGCAGAAAAACCCCTCTATGCAGCACCAAATCGTCTTCAGTGCCTGGTATTCGTGGACGATAAGCCGATTCAGGACGGGAAATGA
- the pilM gene encoding type IV pilus biogenesis protein PilM: MGYALPVFALCLVIILIAGDAQHHSSEHVRLALQQTQPEQLAADMLRTADVVNNWRHGRSITDGPVSTALTGMVPLPDSRIKSIIQNGRLWIWVPETDGVYAALRARSVTSALALTVRGGRLRMADGTDMNLSLPSGVTEGSIVYLN, from the coding sequence ATGGGATATGCGCTGCCAGTTTTCGCGCTTTGTCTTGTCATCATCTTGATAGCCGGTGATGCACAGCACCACTCATCAGAGCATGTACGGCTTGCGCTGCAGCAGACTCAGCCTGAACAGCTTGCAGCAGACATGCTTCGGACTGCTGATGTCGTAAATAACTGGCGTCACGGGCGGTCCATAACAGATGGCCCCGTATCAACCGCACTGACTGGAATGGTGCCGTTACCAGACAGTCGTATCAAAAGCATTATTCAGAACGGTCGCCTGTGGATCTGGGTACCTGAAACAGACGGTGTTTATGCCGCGTTGCGCGCCCGCTCAGTGACTTCTGCGCTTGCCCTGACCGTCAGAGGCGGTCGTCTGCGGATGGCGGATGGCACTGATATGAACCTGTCTCTGCCGTCCGGTGTGACGGAAGGCAGCATTGTTTATCTTAACTAA
- a CDS encoding PilN family type IVB pilus formation outer membrane protein, with the protein MPRIPFCLTVLTAAFVLSSCSLNEISKIDKEAVGQADTAQRVLQSRQSISQPTVVWMDKPWVNLQPVTPVVSTPDEKNLPPCQITINRPDGISLPELGQRITALCGIRVSITPDAFAALSNVSTGSVVTSQMSGQLPAPDDNGRVPLAQMGATSAQPVSVQPSPALMRGLKFQGDVRDLLDVEASGYGLSWRSDGNGVYFYRQDTRTFQLVILNTKVNSSASINSGSGNQLGSGGGTSGGTSGDISSNQKTDYGMNSDLYDDIRKTIEQMLTPKSGRFWLSAATGTLSVTDTPDVLERIGRYIEYQNKVLSRQVQLNIQIVSVNQTRNEQLGLDWGLVYKSLHNFGATLTGSMANASTSAGSAGISILDTATGNAAKFSGSSLLIKALSEQGNVSMALNQTDPTANLTPVAYQLSNQQGVLTSSSSTATANVGVTSSQTVTTITTGLFMTMLPFIQENGDVQLQFAFSYTSPPQIEKFISRDGNTRNDIPNTSTQGLARKVNLRSGQTLVLTGSEQQNLSANKQGTFTPDNFILGGGQNGTRGRNTLVIMITPVLLR; encoded by the coding sequence ATGCCGCGTATACCTTTCTGCCTGACAGTACTTACCGCTGCGTTTGTGCTGTCATCATGTTCGCTGAATGAAATCAGCAAAATAGACAAGGAAGCCGTTGGGCAGGCCGATACGGCTCAGCGAGTGTTGCAGAGTCGTCAGTCCATATCACAACCAACTGTTGTCTGGATGGATAAGCCCTGGGTAAACCTGCAGCCAGTCACGCCGGTGGTCTCCACTCCGGACGAAAAGAATCTGCCTCCCTGTCAGATAACGATTAATCGTCCTGACGGCATTTCACTGCCTGAGCTGGGACAGCGCATCACTGCGCTATGTGGTATACGAGTCTCCATCACACCAGATGCATTTGCTGCGCTGAGCAACGTGAGTACCGGCAGCGTGGTAACTTCTCAGATGAGTGGTCAACTGCCGGCGCCGGATGACAATGGTCGGGTTCCCCTGGCACAGATGGGGGCTACGTCAGCTCAGCCCGTCTCCGTTCAGCCATCACCGGCGCTCATGCGTGGCCTTAAATTCCAGGGAGATGTTCGTGATCTGCTCGATGTCGAAGCCAGCGGGTACGGGCTGTCATGGCGCAGTGACGGAAACGGAGTTTATTTTTATCGACAGGATACCCGCACTTTTCAGCTCGTTATCCTGAATACGAAAGTAAACAGTAGCGCATCAATTAACTCCGGCTCTGGCAATCAGCTGGGCAGCGGTGGCGGCACATCGGGGGGGACTAGCGGAGACATTAGCTCTAATCAGAAGACCGATTATGGCATGAACAGCGACCTGTACGACGACATTCGTAAAACCATCGAGCAGATGCTGACGCCAAAATCTGGTCGTTTCTGGCTTTCAGCAGCTACTGGCACGTTGAGTGTTACTGACACACCGGACGTTCTGGAGCGTATTGGTCGTTACATTGAGTATCAGAATAAGGTTCTAAGCAGGCAGGTCCAGCTCAACATACAGATTGTCAGCGTCAACCAGACGCGTAATGAGCAACTGGGTCTTGACTGGGGGCTCGTATACAAATCCCTGCACAATTTTGGCGCCACTCTGACCGGTTCAATGGCCAATGCTTCGACTTCAGCAGGCAGTGCCGGCATTTCGATTCTCGACACGGCAACAGGCAATGCCGCCAAATTTTCCGGCTCCAGCCTGCTGATTAAAGCGCTTTCCGAGCAGGGCAACGTCAGCATGGCGCTGAACCAGACCGACCCAACAGCAAATTTGACGCCGGTAGCTTATCAGCTCTCAAACCAACAGGGCGTTCTGACAAGTTCCAGTTCAACTGCAACAGCTAATGTCGGGGTTACTTCCTCACAGACCGTAACCACAATCACCACCGGTTTGTTCATGACCATGCTGCCGTTCATCCAGGAAAACGGTGACGTGCAACTGCAGTTCGCTTTTAGCTATACCAGTCCACCGCAGATAGAGAAATTTATCAGTAGGGACGGGAATACCCGTAACGATATACCGAATACCTCGACACAGGGGCTGGCACGTAAAGTTAACCTGCGCTCAGGCCAGACACTGGTATTAACCGGATCTGAGCAACAGAACCTTTCTGCAAACAAGCAGGGAACATTCACACCCGACAACTTTATCCTGGGCGGTGGCCAGAACGGTACGCGCGGTCGTAACACGCTCGTGATTATGATCACCCCTGTTCTGCTGAGGTAA
- the pilO2 gene encoding type 4b pilus protein PilO2 codes for MSSKKKSSLRSGIRVTHNRRDWMAGLHWEQQRSALLTRFRGKASPDTHVVVAGRRNASMMGVVSPGRVRRSPYSLAVAFLLSEGGNTWGIYRLSRNEDLWVFFAASGGQLSVMGDVTGSRAKIESAAENFLRFNDADTPGLRCAATADDNCDATSLTDRLNRSQLKRCRLGKRLTTMSLIMPAALITLVAAAGIYWYDDVQQKAEQAAAMAEFRARMAMSADKPAAPARAPHPWASQPPVSLLLGNCWLTREPLFASVAGWRFTDGECVPEGLRLRYLATPGATVEDFSHRARVLLGHSAVFNLQEGGKNGDVFIPFRKYSVSEYTDEALPGADAQLMRFISHLQRRNLEVKFSEVKPPAVAPGQEKTMPVQDWREFTFTVSSRLQPERLLQDFDATGLRLNSVSITMSPQGQFDYTMKGSIYAQN; via the coding sequence ATGTCATCAAAGAAAAAATCTTCACTCCGTAGCGGCATTCGCGTCACCCACAACCGTCGCGACTGGATGGCAGGACTTCATTGGGAGCAGCAGCGGAGCGCACTGTTAACGCGATTCCGGGGAAAAGCCTCACCTGACACGCATGTAGTAGTTGCCGGCAGGCGTAACGCATCAATGATGGGGGTCGTTTCCCCCGGGCGTGTGCGACGTAGCCCTTACTCTCTTGCAGTAGCATTCCTGCTGTCTGAAGGGGGAAATACATGGGGGATATACCGCCTCAGCCGCAACGAAGATCTCTGGGTTTTCTTTGCAGCCAGCGGTGGGCAGCTTTCTGTCATGGGTGATGTGACCGGTTCACGCGCGAAGATAGAATCAGCAGCAGAAAACTTCCTGCGTTTTAACGATGCTGATACACCGGGTCTGCGCTGTGCTGCAACCGCAGATGATAATTGTGATGCAACCTCGCTCACTGACAGGCTGAACCGTTCGCAACTGAAGCGTTGCCGCCTGGGTAAGCGCCTGACGACGATGTCGCTTATTATGCCTGCTGCGCTTATTACACTCGTGGCAGCAGCAGGAATTTACTGGTACGACGACGTTCAGCAAAAAGCGGAACAGGCTGCTGCAATGGCAGAGTTTCGCGCCCGAATGGCGATGTCTGCTGATAAGCCAGCTGCGCCAGCCCGAGCGCCACATCCATGGGCCTCTCAGCCACCAGTTTCGCTTTTACTTGGTAATTGCTGGCTGACACGCGAACCACTTTTCGCCTCGGTGGCTGGCTGGCGCTTTACGGACGGTGAATGTGTCCCTGAAGGCCTGCGCTTGCGTTACCTCGCCACACCTGGTGCTACGGTGGAGGATTTCTCCCACCGCGCGAGGGTGCTTCTTGGGCATTCTGCTGTTTTCAACCTTCAGGAGGGAGGTAAAAACGGCGACGTATTCATTCCCTTCCGGAAATACAGCGTAAGTGAGTATACCGACGAGGCCTTGCCTGGCGCGGATGCCCAACTGATGCGTTTCATTTCGCACCTGCAGCGCCGCAACCTGGAAGTCAAGTTCAGTGAAGTGAAACCGCCAGCGGTCGCGCCAGGACAAGAGAAAACCATGCCCGTACAGGACTGGCGCGAATTCACTTTTACTGTCAGCTCGCGTTTGCAGCCTGAACGTCTGCTGCAGGATTTTGATGCGACCGGGCTCCGCCTGAACAGCGTGTCAATCACCATGAGCCCGCAGGGGCAGTTCGACTACACCATGAAGGGGAGCATTTATGCGCAGAATTAA
- the pilP gene encoding type IV pilus biogenesis protein PilP, whose product MRRINPAGTGLLLSALFCGQAVATVTSDALPPNVTLGELEAAQARNLILEQKVQTARLEQQLRESQSGQSTDRNYLSTAAQPAMPLMAQPAPSQQTASAVGEKRTGGVRLQEIYGRGSQLRARIVLPDGGVTEVAKGDQLPGTSKRVTEVTSTIVRLSDNSELSF is encoded by the coding sequence ATGCGCAGAATTAATCCCGCGGGAACGGGCCTGCTGCTGTCCGCTCTGTTCTGCGGGCAGGCAGTGGCAACCGTAACCAGTGATGCGCTTCCGCCGAACGTTACGCTTGGCGAACTTGAAGCAGCTCAGGCGCGCAACCTCATTCTGGAGCAGAAAGTGCAGACGGCGCGTCTGGAGCAGCAGCTGCGTGAAAGCCAGTCCGGACAGAGTACTGACAGGAATTATCTGTCTACTGCCGCCCAGCCTGCCATGCCGCTTATGGCGCAGCCAGCTCCTTCACAACAGACTGCCAGTGCAGTCGGTGAAAAGCGGACCGGTGGTGTGCGCCTTCAGGAGATTTACGGCCGTGGCTCGCAGTTGCGTGCACGCATTGTTCTGCCTGATGGCGGAGTCACAGAAGTAGCAAAAGGCGATCAGCTTCCCGGAACCTCAAAGCGGGTCACGGAGGTTACGTCCACGATCGTACGCCTCAGCGACAATTCTGAACTTTCATTCTGA
- a CDS encoding GspE/PulE family protein: MSPDKEIMDFVFAEQHPSGGVTLLIDGNRRKDPDIQRWVMDVTRTWADAKTEFVTLSELNRRREVAERQGRGLNQGVSEADLSNRDVSVSQDKVISYMRLGNDFNASDIHMEISGDRKICIVQLRIHGELEVVDEVKDVEGMTLASTSYLSMCDVREQSFFAGREQSGRIDAKFARRAGLYGARYEHRPTPDGLIVVMRLIPDDGDNIPTLPQLGFLPEQIKLIMQILRMPEGMTLLTGPTGSGKSATLRVFSDIWLKLTGGKKRLLTLENPPEGRIPGGIQTPVMPEDNSPEAISRAWSNGNASALRLDPDAILNGEIRDLYSLLAAIFASETGHLVLSTLHTQSPIGSLRRMEHFGIDRHLLADAALITGLIGQRLVPLLCEHCRVPWEVKVPELDEETRARLEKYCSVAGLCEPKNLFFRNYEGCEHCRKTVPLTGRIISRGVTGRTAIAEVVRTDARLMQLWLSHGPSVARKYWINQGGITRRMHLLRYLAEGLVDPLEGDLICPLDEDDIMDCEVPDGK; encoded by the coding sequence ATGTCTCCTGATAAAGAAATCATGGATTTTGTCTTTGCCGAGCAGCATCCGTCTGGAGGGGTTACGCTACTCATCGACGGCAACCGGCGAAAAGACCCTGACATACAGCGCTGGGTTATGGATGTCACCCGGACATGGGCTGATGCAAAAACTGAGTTTGTTACACTCAGCGAACTGAACCGGCGGCGTGAAGTGGCAGAACGTCAGGGCCGTGGGCTTAACCAGGGTGTGAGCGAGGCGGATCTAAGTAACCGTGACGTCAGTGTGTCGCAGGATAAGGTCATCAGCTATATGAGGCTGGGTAACGACTTTAATGCCTCTGATATTCATATGGAAATAAGCGGTGATCGCAAGATTTGCATCGTTCAGTTGCGTATTCACGGCGAGCTGGAGGTGGTGGATGAAGTGAAAGATGTGGAGGGTATGACGCTGGCCTCCACATCTTATCTTTCCATGTGCGACGTGCGCGAGCAGTCATTCTTTGCCGGTCGTGAGCAGTCAGGGCGCATCGATGCAAAGTTCGCCCGCCGCGCCGGCCTCTATGGCGCCCGCTACGAACACCGTCCTACTCCGGATGGGCTGATAGTGGTCATGCGTCTGATCCCGGATGACGGGGACAATATACCGACGCTGCCGCAACTGGGTTTTTTGCCTGAGCAGATTAAGCTCATCATGCAGATCCTGCGTATGCCGGAAGGCATGACGCTGCTGACCGGGCCTACTGGTTCAGGGAAGAGCGCCACGCTGCGCGTGTTCAGTGATATCTGGCTGAAACTGACCGGCGGTAAAAAGCGCCTGCTCACGCTGGAAAACCCGCCCGAGGGGCGTATTCCGGGTGGTATTCAGACCCCCGTTATGCCTGAAGACAATTCACCGGAGGCCATCAGCCGCGCCTGGAGTAACGGAAACGCCTCTGCACTTCGTCTCGATCCGGATGCCATCCTGAACGGTGAGATCCGTGACCTGTATTCCCTTCTCGCCGCCATTTTCGCCAGTGAAACCGGCCACCTGGTGCTGTCGACCCTGCACACCCAGAGCCCTATCGGCTCCCTGCGTCGTATGGAGCATTTCGGTATTGATCGCCACCTTCTGGCGGATGCTGCACTCATCACCGGCCTGATTGGCCAGCGTCTGGTGCCGCTGTTGTGTGAACACTGCCGGGTACCGTGGGAAGTCAAAGTCCCTGAGCTTGATGAAGAAACCCGCGCGCGTCTCGAAAAATATTGTTCTGTCGCGGGCTTGTGCGAACCGAAAAATCTCTTCTTCCGCAACTATGAGGGATGTGAACACTGCCGGAAAACGGTACCACTGACCGGACGCATTATCAGTCGTGGCGTTACAGGGCGAACAGCTATTGCCGAAGTTGTCCGGACAGATGCTCGCCTGATGCAACTTTGGCTTTCACATGGGCCTTCAGTTGCCAGAAAGTACTGGATAAACCAGGGGGGGATTACTCGCCGCATGCATCTGTTGCGTTATCTGGCAGAGGGTCTTGTTGATCCGCTGGAAGGCGATCTCATCTGTCCGCTGGATGAGGATGACATCATGGATTGTGAGGTGCCTGATGGAAAGTGA
- a CDS encoding type II secretion system F family protein, translating to MESDSHFYPSREMSFPERIRYRLVRATFTGKYRQPFYETLRFLLENRKALKDALTMIGDVHTDFGRRWHPYYELVQDCIEGVNDNRPGRALQDVLAAWAPYEEAALISAGMETGNIPAALMQADKLIVARRRILGQVIFASVFPAALAILSTGLLLANNLALVPTMSKMSDPARWTGALGFMNGVAKWSSEWGVASAATAAGLVLLSFWSLPRWRGRLRRCADWLLPWSVYKDLQGAVFLMNIGALLGSGVQELKALQILNGFAPPWLQERIEAAMECMSEGDSLGRALRNSGYDFPSREAVNYLSLLDKGDGAASLITNYADRWLEQALARVARRANATKLFSLVLIMSFFLLILMMVMQIQDMNTFNLH from the coding sequence ATGGAAAGTGACAGCCATTTTTATCCATCCCGGGAAATGTCGTTCCCTGAAAGGATTCGCTACCGGCTTGTCAGAGCCACTTTTACTGGGAAATACCGCCAGCCATTTTACGAAACGCTGCGCTTTCTTCTTGAAAACCGTAAGGCCCTGAAAGACGCGCTGACCATGATCGGCGATGTACATACTGATTTTGGCAGGCGCTGGCATCCTTATTATGAACTTGTTCAGGACTGCATCGAGGGTGTGAACGACAACCGTCCTGGCCGCGCGCTGCAGGATGTTCTGGCTGCCTGGGCACCTTACGAAGAGGCCGCGCTTATCAGCGCCGGAATGGAAACCGGTAATATTCCTGCCGCGCTGATGCAGGCTGATAAGTTGATTGTTGCCCGTCGGCGAATTCTTGGGCAGGTAATTTTTGCGTCAGTATTTCCTGCCGCGCTTGCCATCCTGAGTACGGGGCTACTACTGGCCAACAATCTCGCACTTGTTCCCACCATGAGCAAAATGTCCGATCCAGCTCGCTGGACCGGTGCACTCGGGTTTATGAATGGAGTAGCGAAGTGGAGTTCCGAGTGGGGTGTTGCTTCTGCCGCTACAGCCGCAGGGCTTGTGCTGCTGTCTTTCTGGTCGTTGCCCCGCTGGCGCGGCCGTCTCAGGCGCTGTGCTGACTGGTTACTACCATGGTCTGTTTATAAAGACCTGCAGGGAGCTGTATTCCTTATGAATATTGGCGCGCTTCTTGGTTCGGGTGTCCAGGAACTCAAAGCTTTGCAGATCCTTAACGGTTTTGCACCGCCCTGGCTGCAGGAACGCATCGAGGCAGCGATGGAGTGCATGAGTGAAGGCGATTCACTTGGCAGAGCTCTGCGTAACAGCGGATATGATTTTCCGAGCCGTGAGGCTGTGAACTATCTCTCTCTTCTGGATAAGGGGGATGGTGCTGCTTCGCTCATCACCAATTATGCGGACCGCTGGCTGGAACAGGCGCTCGCGCGCGTCGCGCGTCGGGCGAATGCCACCAAACTCTTTTCTCTCGTTCTGATTATGAGTTTCTTCTTACTCATCCTGATGATGGTGATGCAGATTCAGGACATGAACACTTTCAACTTACACTAA
- a CDS encoding type 4 pilus major pilin → MSAQTLPHRQHQPDRGWGILEHGTIAIGTIIVLAIVGALVWSLWGKKSVAVEVSNLQTVVTNAQQLKQAQGGYNFTSGTTMTGTLIQQGGAPKAGWTIQGTASSGTATMWNGYGGQVVLAPVASNGFNNGFSVTSQKVPQADCISITTQLGSGGAFSAITINSTDYSDGLVSAEEAGKSCSSDSGMTGNNTLVFTHNG, encoded by the coding sequence ATGTCAGCTCAGACATTACCACATCGCCAACATCAGCCTGACCGGGGCTGGGGCATTCTTGAACACGGTACCATTGCGATCGGGACGATTATCGTACTGGCTATAGTTGGTGCTCTGGTCTGGAGTCTTTGGGGGAAAAAGTCCGTTGCCGTTGAGGTTTCAAATCTCCAGACCGTCGTGACAAACGCGCAGCAGCTTAAGCAGGCGCAGGGGGGATATAACTTTACGAGCGGTACAACTATGACGGGAACGCTTATCCAGCAGGGGGGCGCACCAAAGGCTGGCTGGACTATCCAGGGAACAGCCAGTTCCGGTACCGCTACGATGTGGAACGGTTATGGTGGTCAGGTCGTTCTGGCACCTGTGGCATCGAATGGATTTAACAATGGATTTTCAGTTACATCGCAGAAAGTTCCGCAGGCAGACTGCATCTCTATCACTACTCAACTCGGTTCCGGTGGAGCATTCAGTGCTATCACCATTAACAGTACCGATTACAGTGACGGTCTGGTCAGTGCAGAAGAGGCAGGCAAATCCTGCTCATCAGACAGCGGAATGACAGGTAACAATACACTGGTCTTCACCCATAACGGCTGA
- a CDS encoding lytic transglycosylase domain-containing protein: MLRLSAFLLLILVCPRVDAFCFESAGAKYHIDPLLVKAIAIGESSLRPDVTNINRDKKTGQALSTDYGLMQVNSSHIASLIAQGYIRSSQDLLNRPCLNVQIGTWILAKHFQVCGISWNCLGSYNAGFRKDRHETRESYANRIYAIYRRLLLNERGIKL, translated from the coding sequence ATGCTGCGCCTGTCCGCTTTTCTGCTGCTGATTTTGGTTTGCCCACGGGTGGATGCATTCTGCTTTGAATCGGCGGGCGCTAAATACCACATTGACCCGCTACTGGTTAAGGCAATAGCCATAGGTGAAAGCAGCCTGCGACCGGATGTCACAAATATTAATCGTGACAAAAAGACCGGGCAGGCACTCAGTACCGATTATGGACTGATGCAGGTTAATTCATCGCATATCGCTTCGCTGATAGCGCAGGGTTACATTCGCAGCTCACAGGACCTCCTGAACCGTCCGTGCCTCAACGTTCAGATAGGTACCTGGATACTGGCGAAGCATTTTCAGGTATGCGGCATAAGCTGGAACTGTCTTGGCTCTTATAACGCAGGTTTTCGTAAGGACCGGCACGAAACTCGCGAGTCCTATGCCAACCGGATTTATGCCATTTATCGTCGGCTTTTACTTAATGAACGGGGAATAAAACTGTGA
- a CDS encoding A24 family peptidase yields MTLLTLSMPWATVIIIFPLCLSLFSFMRSLVRLSLMILDDDQEWFAVFFAPASTGFIWLYATAATGMMLSPVPLLERLMSLLFCLFLFRLTLTDAFTGFLPRELTIRCLIAGLVSALIAPGFIGHFLTATTALVIFGVWRYVTFRIHARECLGLGDVWLAGAIAAWLGGREGLNALLIGVVLFVLWQISVRRITEGGPMGPWLCAGAISVTLFKLYQPLITW; encoded by the coding sequence GTGACACTGCTGACGCTGAGTATGCCCTGGGCAACTGTCATTATCATTTTTCCTCTATGCCTCAGCTTATTCAGTTTTATGAGGAGCCTGGTTCGTCTCAGCCTGATGATATTGGATGATGATCAGGAATGGTTTGCTGTTTTTTTCGCCCCTGCATCCACCGGCTTCATCTGGCTTTACGCTACAGCGGCAACTGGCATGATGCTGTCCCCTGTGCCGCTACTGGAGCGACTGATGTCTCTGTTGTTCTGCCTCTTTCTTTTCAGGTTGACGCTTACCGATGCGTTCACAGGATTTCTGCCTCGAGAATTGACGATAAGGTGTCTTATTGCCGGTCTTGTTTCCGCTCTTATCGCTCCCGGCTTTATAGGGCACTTCCTCACAGCTACCACTGCGCTGGTGATTTTTGGCGTCTGGCGTTATGTCACCTTTAGGATTCATGCCCGTGAGTGTCTGGGGCTTGGCGATGTCTGGTTGGCCGGTGCTATTGCGGCCTGGTTGGGAGGGCGAGAGGGGCTTAATGCTCTGCTGATCGGCGTGGTGCTCTTTGTGCTCTGGCAGATATCTGTTCGTCGCATAACTGAAGGAGGGCCGATGGGACCCTGGCTGTGCGCCGGCGCGATTTCTGTGACCCTGTTTAAATTGTATCAACCGCTTATTACATGGTGA